The following are encoded together in the Paludisphaera mucosa genome:
- the mqnE gene encoding aminofutalosine synthase MqnE, giving the protein MADDVARLKVIREKVEAGERLSFDDGLALEASRDILEIGALANLVRERKNGDLGFYNVNTHINPTNVCVYTCDFCAFRADLDEPKAYVMYRDQVVERARQASERGATEIHIVGGLHHKLKLDYYCDVIRWIKEVDPEIHVKAYTAVEVEFFAKITRVSTEEVLKRLIDAGLGSLPGGGAEIFHPEVREKICGAKATTEQWLDVHRTAHRLGLHSNATMLYGHIDGPVHRIDHMVRLRELQDETGGFQTFIPLAFHPDNSEMADIPRPSGMMDLKTMAISRLMLDNFPHIKAYWVMLGLKTAQVALSFGADDIDGTVVHEKIYHEAGAETPQEATVAEIRRLIEEAGRVPIERDTLYREIRREGGRWSAGAKIQTPSLAILNS; this is encoded by the coding sequence ATGGCCGACGACGTGGCTCGTCTGAAGGTGATTCGCGAGAAGGTGGAGGCCGGCGAGCGGCTCAGCTTCGACGACGGGCTGGCGCTGGAGGCGTCGCGCGACATCCTGGAGATCGGCGCGCTGGCGAACCTGGTTCGCGAGCGGAAGAACGGCGACCTCGGGTTCTACAACGTCAACACGCACATCAACCCGACGAACGTCTGCGTCTACACCTGCGACTTCTGCGCCTTCCGGGCCGACCTCGACGAGCCCAAGGCTTACGTCATGTACCGCGACCAGGTCGTCGAGCGCGCCCGCCAGGCGAGCGAGCGGGGGGCGACCGAGATCCACATCGTGGGCGGGCTGCACCACAAGCTGAAGCTCGACTACTACTGCGACGTCATCCGCTGGATCAAGGAGGTCGACCCCGAGATCCACGTGAAGGCGTACACGGCCGTCGAGGTCGAGTTCTTCGCCAAGATCACCCGGGTCTCGACCGAGGAGGTCCTCAAGCGGCTGATCGACGCCGGCCTGGGGAGCCTCCCGGGCGGCGGGGCCGAGATCTTCCATCCCGAGGTCCGCGAGAAGATCTGCGGGGCCAAGGCGACCACCGAACAGTGGCTCGACGTCCACCGCACGGCCCACCGGCTGGGGCTGCACTCCAACGCCACGATGCTCTACGGCCACATCGACGGCCCCGTCCATCGGATCGACCACATGGTCCGGCTCCGCGAACTGCAGGACGAGACCGGCGGGTTCCAGACGTTCATCCCGCTGGCCTTCCACCCCGACAACTCGGAGATGGCCGACATCCCCCGGCCCTCGGGGATGATGGACCTCAAGACGATGGCCATCAGCCGCTTGATGCTCGACAACTTCCCGCACATCAAGGCGTATTGGGTCATGCTCGGCCTGAAGACCGCCCAGGTGGCCCTCTCGTTCGGGGCCGACGACATCGACGGCACCGTGGTCCACGAGAAGATCTACCACGAGGCCGGCGCCGAGACGCCCCAGGAGGCGACCGTCGCCGAGATCCGCCGCCTGATCGAGGAGGCCGGCCGCGTCCCCATCGAGCGCGACACGCTCTACCGCGAGATCCGCCGCGAGGGGGGCCGCTGGTCCGCCGGCGCCAAGATCCAGACGCCCTCGCTCGCGATTCTGAACTCCTGA
- a CDS encoding UbiA-like polyprenyltransferase: protein MSIALRRVRDYLELVRFSHTLFALPFALMGALLAACGPEGLRGRPRDWLGILLCMTTARSAAMAFNRLVDRDVDAGNPRTAGRHIPRGALSPAAVALFTVLCAAAFVASTLLFLPNPWPLRLAVPVLLWLLGYSYTKRFTSLAHFWLGASLSLAPIAAWIALRGDIAWAPAWLGLAVFWWVAGFDLIYACQDAEYDRSVGLNSVPARLGVAGALRLAAFCHALMVAALIGLGVSYPLGAIYYVGVAAAAVLLVYEHSLVRPDDLDRVNLAFFHVNVIISMGLLVVTLFDLFL, encoded by the coding sequence ATGTCGATCGCCCTGCGGCGCGTCCGCGACTACCTGGAGCTGGTGCGGTTCAGCCACACGCTGTTCGCCCTGCCGTTCGCGCTCATGGGCGCCTTGCTCGCGGCCTGCGGGCCGGAAGGTCTGCGAGGGCGGCCTCGCGACTGGCTGGGGATCTTGCTCTGCATGACGACCGCGCGGTCGGCGGCCATGGCTTTCAACCGCCTCGTCGACCGCGACGTCGACGCCGGGAACCCCCGCACGGCGGGGCGACACATCCCCCGCGGGGCGCTCAGCCCGGCGGCCGTCGCGCTCTTCACCGTCCTTTGCGCGGCGGCCTTCGTCGCCTCGACGCTACTCTTCCTGCCCAACCCCTGGCCGCTGCGGCTGGCCGTGCCGGTGCTGCTCTGGCTGCTGGGCTACTCGTACACGAAGCGGTTCACCAGCCTGGCTCACTTCTGGCTGGGGGCGTCGCTGAGCCTCGCGCCGATCGCCGCCTGGATCGCCCTGCGGGGCGACATCGCCTGGGCCCCGGCCTGGCTGGGCCTGGCCGTCTTCTGGTGGGTCGCCGGCTTCGACCTGATCTACGCCTGCCAGGACGCCGAGTACGACCGCAGCGTCGGCCTGAACAGCGTCCCCGCGCGGCTGGGCGTCGCCGGCGCGCTCCGGCTCGCGGCGTTCTGCCACGCGCTCATGGTCGCGGCCCTGATCGGCCTGGGCGTCTCATACCCGCTGGGCGCGATTTATTACGTCGGCGTCGCCGCCGCGGCGGTGCTCCTGGTCTACGAGCACTCCCTGGTCCGTCCCGACGACCTCGACCGCGTCAACCTGGCGTTCTTCCACGTCAACGTGATCATCAGCATGGGCCTGCTGGTCGTGACGCTGTTCGACCTCTTCCTCTGA
- a CDS encoding SDR family NAD(P)-dependent oxidoreductase gives MPDAQPAGRVVLITGASSGLGAAIAREIARRGKASAFALVARREDRLAALGDELKRLAPGVDVLTIPADLSQTEACALVAKEAVERFGGVDVLINNAGLGLPTLFADAPVEDLEQQVAVNFRAPLLLTRHLVGSLTARRGTVINIGSAITCVANSALGAYGATKAGIAYWNDALRRELRPDGVTVCLVEPGPIRTEFTEAFQKLARDGAQAHPVVETPSAWMTADVEDVARRVAGLIDRPRRRLSVLRRMVWPFRAMGALAWAFPALGDWLVTRIFHVDQASGRAGKAR, from the coding sequence ATGCCGGATGCTCAACCCGCCGGCCGCGTCGTCCTGATCACCGGCGCCTCGTCCGGCCTGGGAGCGGCCATCGCCCGCGAGATCGCCCGGCGCGGCAAGGCGTCGGCCTTCGCGCTGGTCGCGCGGCGCGAGGATCGCCTGGCCGCGCTGGGCGACGAGCTGAAGCGGCTTGCGCCGGGGGTGGACGTCCTGACGATCCCGGCCGACCTATCCCAAACCGAAGCCTGCGCTCTTGTGGCGAAGGAGGCCGTCGAGCGGTTCGGGGGCGTCGACGTGCTGATCAACAACGCGGGCCTCGGGCTGCCGACGCTCTTCGCCGACGCCCCGGTCGAGGACCTCGAACAGCAGGTCGCAGTCAACTTTCGGGCCCCGCTGCTGCTGACGCGGCACCTGGTCGGCTCGCTGACCGCGCGGCGGGGGACGGTGATCAACATCGGCTCGGCGATCACCTGCGTGGCGAACTCGGCGCTAGGGGCCTACGGGGCGACCAAGGCCGGGATCGCCTACTGGAACGACGCCCTCCGCCGCGAGCTGCGGCCCGACGGCGTGACGGTCTGCCTCGTCGAGCCCGGCCCGATCAGGACCGAGTTCACCGAGGCCTTCCAGAAACTCGCCCGCGACGGGGCCCAGGCGCACCCGGTGGTGGAGACCCCCTCGGCCTGGATGACGGCCGACGTCGAGGACGTGGCGCGGCGGGTCGCGGGCCTGATCGACCGTCCCAGACGCCGGTTGTCCGTCCTTCGCCGCATGGTCTGGCCGTTCCGGGCGATGGGGGCGCTGGCCTGGGCGTTCCCGGCGCTGGGGGACTGGCTCGTCACCCGGATTTTCCACGTCGACCAGGCCTCGGGACGTGCTGGAAAGGCTCGCTGA
- a CDS encoding UbiX family flavin prenyltransferase, with protein MTDDGLPLVVAITGASGAPYALALLRTLLGLGRTVHLTISPSAVEVMLAEVGLAPKLNAFDPAAWLGEVGPGRLIYHHHRDFSAGIASGSFLTAGMVVVPCSMSTLGSIAHGITTNLVTRAADVHLKERRKLILVPRETPLSLVHLENMLQVTRAGAIVLPASPAWYHRPKGLEDMVAFVVGRICDQLGVANRLIPRWGEGEGG; from the coding sequence ATGACCGACGACGGGCTCCCCCTGGTCGTCGCGATCACCGGGGCCAGCGGCGCGCCTTACGCGCTCGCCCTGCTGCGGACGCTCCTGGGGCTGGGCCGGACGGTCCACCTGACGATCAGCCCGAGCGCCGTCGAGGTGATGCTGGCCGAGGTCGGCCTGGCCCCGAAGCTCAACGCCTTCGACCCGGCCGCCTGGCTGGGCGAGGTCGGGCCGGGTCGCTTGATCTATCACCATCACCGCGACTTCTCCGCGGGGATCGCCAGCGGTTCGTTCCTGACGGCCGGCATGGTGGTCGTCCCGTGCAGCATGAGCACGCTGGGTTCGATCGCCCACGGGATCACGACGAACCTCGTCACCCGCGCGGCCGACGTGCACCTGAAAGAGCGCCGCAAGCTGATTTTGGTCCCGCGCGAGACCCCCTTGAGCCTCGTCCACCTGGAGAACATGCTGCAGGTCACGCGGGCCGGGGCGATCGTCCTGCCCGCCTCGCCCGCCTGGTATCATCGGCCGAAGGGGCTCGAAGACATGGTCGCCTTCGTCGTCGGCCGGATCTGCGACCAGCTCGGCGTCGCCAACCGGCTGATCCCGCGCTGGGGCGAAGGGGAGGGGGGCTGA
- a CDS encoding ubiquinone/menaquinone biosynthesis methyltransferase, whose amino-acid sequence MPLSEPATAPPAPAAPSSSEDKSNQRVRRMFASIAKRYDLLNHLLSLNIDRSWRRFTTRTVPPTPGDPVLDCCTGTADLAIEYDRAGKGRSPIVGADFCREMLLVGDEKIRKIGAEGRITLVEGDAQHLPVPSDAFGVVSVAFGLRNVRDTVAGLDELIRAARPGGKVAVLEFSRPRGRVLGPIYLGFFRKILPRIGQAVAPNEDSAYHYLPKTVLEFPDGQDLLDLMGSRGLVDLEMHPLTFGIATLYVGVKPPARP is encoded by the coding sequence GTGCCCCTATCCGAACCCGCGACGGCCCCGCCGGCCCCCGCCGCCCCGTCATCGTCCGAGGACAAGTCGAACCAGCGCGTCCGGCGGATGTTCGCGTCGATCGCCAAGCGGTACGACCTGCTCAACCACCTGCTGAGCCTGAACATCGACCGCTCGTGGCGGCGGTTCACGACCCGGACGGTGCCCCCGACGCCCGGCGACCCGGTTCTGGACTGCTGCACCGGCACCGCCGACCTGGCGATCGAGTACGACAGGGCCGGGAAGGGACGCTCGCCGATCGTCGGGGCCGACTTCTGCCGCGAGATGCTCCTCGTCGGCGACGAGAAGATACGGAAGATCGGGGCCGAGGGCCGCATCACCCTCGTCGAGGGCGACGCCCAGCACCTGCCCGTCCCCAGCGACGCGTTCGGCGTGGTCAGCGTCGCGTTCGGCCTCCGCAACGTGCGCGACACGGTCGCCGGCCTCGACGAGCTGATCCGCGCGGCGAGGCCCGGCGGCAAGGTGGCCGTCCTGGAGTTCTCCCGCCCCCGGGGCCGCGTCCTGGGGCCGATCTACCTCGGGTTCTTCCGCAAGATCCTCCCCCGGATCGGCCAGGCGGTCGCGCCCAACGAGGATTCCGCGTACCACTATCTGCCCAAGACGGTCCTGGAATTCCCCGACGGTCAGGATCTGCTCGACTTGATGGGCTCGCGCGGGCTGGTCGACCTGGAGATGCACCCGCTGACCTTCGGGATCGCCACGCTCTACGTCGGCGTCAAGCCGCCGGCGCGGCCATGA
- a CDS encoding purple acid phosphatase family protein, whose product MRYLSFAMERRQIQEGRRIMHVWKRVGWWVVLPTLACCAGCRESTPVENLPGVRKSLDAVGVRLSAVKSERELTVAASRQAKLLPWLQRSERDALGRNSVRFQAPGPVMVAVAAPRGSTPFWVGDQGFRPSGLTFQVEGRPWDVHRKTFPPGWVGLGVNGLDRSPEEHYVAFVRAVPGHPPLAADALQLAPDPDFEWKAVAARNGASAANDGRRTIRELPAELDGSILLQPAHDRRHGAMLAGGRVWKTHSPSADQPDQVVISLSDDPTRRLVWSWRTAPDVESSVVRIAPAKYQTPEDDPTSPPDLVGMRIVEGDSRLVRSPGLLNDPVIRRHAVTVDGLEPDTMYYYSVGDGAPRNWGSWRTVKTGPTRPKRLEFLYLGDAQTGFEGWGALVTAAFRRHPGMDFIFLAGDLVDRGNERTNWDHFFLRAAPVFDRVTVMPAVGNHEYLDQGPRLYNAFFRLPQDGPPDTTAGLVYSFRYGGAFFAVLDSTAAVMSETQARKQAEWLDEALANAHADWKFVVFHHPIYPSHPTRDNPVIREHWVPVFDRHHVDMVLQGHDHAYLRTPPMRNHERVSTSEEGTTYVVAVSGDKFVLDQPPRPYIEVGRTEVSTYQTIEIDEPSRRLTFRAWTIDGGIADSFVIQKPAPDPRRTLAKGSSNTQVKQVAGSDDAPDRR is encoded by the coding sequence ATGCGGTATCTATCTTTCGCGATGGAGCGTCGCCAGATCCAGGAGGGACGGCGGATCATGCACGTTTGGAAGCGAGTCGGGTGGTGGGTCGTGTTGCCGACGCTGGCGTGCTGCGCCGGCTGCCGGGAATCCACGCCCGTCGAGAACCTGCCCGGCGTCCGCAAGTCCCTGGACGCCGTCGGCGTCCGGCTCAGCGCGGTCAAGTCGGAACGCGAGCTGACCGTCGCGGCCAGCCGACAGGCGAAGCTCCTCCCCTGGCTCCAGCGTTCCGAACGCGACGCCCTGGGACGCAACTCCGTACGATTCCAGGCCCCCGGCCCGGTGATGGTCGCCGTCGCCGCACCGCGAGGCTCGACGCCGTTCTGGGTGGGAGATCAGGGCTTCCGGCCGTCGGGCCTGACCTTCCAGGTCGAGGGCCGGCCGTGGGACGTCCACCGCAAGACGTTCCCTCCCGGCTGGGTCGGGCTGGGCGTCAACGGCCTGGATCGCTCCCCCGAGGAGCATTACGTCGCCTTCGTGCGCGCCGTCCCCGGACACCCGCCGCTCGCCGCCGACGCGCTCCAACTGGCTCCCGACCCGGACTTCGAATGGAAGGCGGTCGCCGCGCGCAACGGCGCCAGCGCCGCGAACGACGGCCGGCGGACGATCCGCGAGCTGCCCGCCGAGCTGGACGGCTCGATCCTGCTCCAGCCGGCGCACGACCGCCGCCACGGGGCCATGCTGGCCGGCGGCCGGGTCTGGAAGACGCACTCGCCCTCGGCCGACCAGCCCGACCAGGTCGTCATCAGCCTGAGCGACGACCCGACGCGGCGGCTCGTGTGGAGCTGGCGGACCGCGCCCGACGTCGAGTCGAGCGTCGTCCGGATCGCCCCCGCGAAGTACCAGACTCCCGAGGACGACCCGACCTCCCCGCCCGACCTCGTCGGCATGCGGATCGTCGAGGGGGACTCCCGGCTGGTGCGCTCGCCCGGCCTGCTCAACGACCCGGTCATCCGTCGCCACGCGGTGACCGTCGACGGCCTCGAGCCCGACACGATGTACTACTACTCCGTCGGCGACGGCGCCCCCCGCAACTGGGGCTCCTGGCGGACCGTCAAGACGGGCCCGACGCGGCCGAAACGGCTCGAGTTCCTCTACCTCGGCGACGCCCAGACCGGCTTCGAGGGCTGGGGCGCGCTCGTCACCGCCGCCTTCCGCCGGCACCCGGGCATGGACTTCATCTTCCTGGCCGGCGACCTCGTCGACCGCGGCAACGAGCGGACCAACTGGGACCACTTCTTCCTCCGCGCCGCGCCCGTGTTCGACCGCGTGACCGTCATGCCCGCGGTCGGCAACCACGAATATCTCGACCAGGGCCCTCGGCTGTACAACGCCTTCTTCCGGCTTCCCCAGGACGGGCCGCCCGACACGACCGCGGGGTTGGTCTACAGCTTCCGCTACGGCGGCGCGTTCTTCGCCGTGCTCGACAGCACCGCGGCCGTCATGAGCGAGACGCAGGCCCGCAAGCAGGCCGAGTGGCTCGACGAGGCCCTCGCGAACGCCCACGCCGACTGGAAGTTCGTGGTCTTCCACCACCCGATCTACCCCTCGCACCCGACCCGCGACAACCCGGTCATCCGCGAGCACTGGGTCCCCGTGTTCGACCGCCACCACGTCGACATGGTCCTGCAAGGCCACGACCACGCCTACCTCCGGACTCCCCCGATGCGCAATCATGAGCGCGTCTCGACTTCCGAAGAGGGCACGACCTACGTCGTCGCCGTCTCGGGCGACAAGTTCGTCCTGGACCAGCCCCCCCGCCCTTACATCGAGGTCGGCCGCACCGAGGTCTCGACCTACCAGACGATCGAGATCGACGAGCCCTCGCGCCGGCTGACCTTCCGCGCCTGGACGATCGACGGCGGCATCGCCGACTCGTTCGTCATCCAGAAGCCCGCCCCCGACCCCCGCCGCACGCTGGCGAAAGGGTCGTCCAACACCCAGGTCAAGCAAGTCGCCGGCTCCGACGACGCCCCGGACCGCCGCTGA
- a CDS encoding alpha/beta hydrolase: MRRRRFGPGPILVGMVALLGSSSFGQLSLAPPPRATLLRLTLTPNGSQDPPGDRLTASILLYPGIERVDLQVHAVAETPPAPPGTPPTPPNYLKARGEAFRGPEGRFRIASSSARPGGGGIVETSIVVPHAAIDVGPDVGSMRYTLMGRIGEDEVFFASTRWILPPGRRPATGPVVLDLPSPVAPGKTMPSPGGEAKTFPGAQAPAAPTRVVPHESPFVELHKRSVLFATNRRVRAEAGPPSARFGDELGATLRYGSCLVNIPLESHQRGRLELPGRFSRPDPALYFLIDATNMLDERGFRDIMRGGDTRGDALVYVHGFNTPFDFAVVRLAQIVQDLKFAGIPMVFSWPSLGSAWDYGQDQANAEWSVKDLTTVLKQVVDERASRPAASRGKVHVIAHSLGNRVTLRALAALDAQLPAGSSPFGEIVLAAPDVSVDEFTRLLPAARRRSERVSLYFNPNDNALLASEIRHPGEPRAGRAGLFLDGLDSIDASRADTSLLGHGYWAEVRPLLADLQILINLGWPPDRRVPTPLEAITGAHPYWAFPAETAFGP; encoded by the coding sequence ATGAGACGGCGTCGCTTCGGTCCTGGACCGATCCTCGTGGGGATGGTCGCGCTCCTCGGTTCGTCGTCGTTCGGCCAGCTCAGCCTGGCCCCGCCCCCCAGGGCCACCCTGCTCCGATTGACGCTGACCCCGAACGGCTCGCAGGATCCTCCGGGAGACCGGCTGACCGCGAGCATCCTGCTTTATCCGGGGATCGAGCGGGTGGACCTGCAAGTCCATGCGGTCGCGGAGACCCCGCCGGCCCCTCCTGGCACCCCGCCCACCCCGCCGAATTACCTCAAGGCCAGGGGGGAGGCGTTCCGGGGCCCGGAAGGCCGGTTCCGGATCGCGAGTTCGTCGGCCCGGCCGGGCGGCGGCGGCATCGTGGAGACGTCCATCGTCGTCCCGCACGCCGCCATCGACGTCGGCCCTGATGTCGGGTCGATGCGCTACACCCTGATGGGCAGGATCGGCGAAGACGAGGTGTTCTTCGCCTCCACCCGATGGATTCTGCCGCCGGGCCGCCGCCCCGCGACCGGTCCGGTCGTCCTCGACCTCCCCTCGCCCGTCGCGCCGGGGAAGACCATGCCCTCGCCCGGGGGCGAGGCCAAGACCTTCCCGGGGGCGCAGGCGCCCGCGGCCCCGACCCGGGTGGTCCCGCACGAGTCGCCGTTCGTCGAGCTGCACAAGCGATCGGTCCTGTTCGCCACGAACCGGAGGGTGAGGGCGGAGGCCGGCCCCCCCTCGGCGCGCTTCGGCGACGAACTCGGCGCGACGCTCCGCTACGGCTCGTGCCTGGTGAACATCCCGCTGGAGTCGCACCAGCGCGGCAGGCTGGAGTTGCCGGGCCGTTTCAGCCGCCCCGACCCGGCGTTGTACTTCCTGATCGACGCCACGAACATGCTCGACGAACGGGGCTTTCGCGACATCATGCGGGGCGGCGACACCCGCGGCGACGCGCTCGTCTACGTCCACGGCTTCAACACGCCGTTCGACTTCGCGGTGGTGCGGCTGGCGCAGATCGTCCAGGACCTCAAATTCGCGGGGATCCCCATGGTCTTCAGCTGGCCGTCGCTGGGGTCGGCCTGGGATTACGGCCAGGATCAGGCGAACGCCGAGTGGAGCGTCAAGGACCTGACGACCGTCCTGAAGCAGGTCGTCGACGAGCGGGCGTCCCGGCCGGCGGCGTCGCGGGGCAAGGTCCACGTCATCGCCCACAGCCTGGGGAACCGCGTCACCCTGCGGGCGCTCGCCGCGCTCGACGCCCAGCTCCCGGCCGGATCCTCGCCGTTCGGGGAGATCGTCCTGGCGGCGCCGGACGTCTCGGTCGACGAGTTCACGCGGCTGCTCCCCGCGGCGAGGCGGCGTTCGGAACGGGTCTCGCTCTACTTCAACCCCAACGACAACGCCCTGCTCGCCTCCGAGATCCGCCACCCCGGCGAGCCCCGCGCGGGCCGCGCCGGCCTCTTCCTCGACGGCCTGGACAGCATCGACGCCAGCCGGGCCGACACCTCGCTGCTCGGGCACGGATACTGGGCCGAGGTGAGGCCGTTGCTGGCCGACTTGCAGATCCTCATCAACCTCGGCTGGCCCCCCGACCGCCGGGTCCCCACGCCCCTCGAAGCGATCACCGGCGCCCACCCCTACTGGGCCTTCCCCGCGGAGACGGCGTTCGGCCCCTGA
- a CDS encoding 3-keto-disaccharide hydrolase — protein MSKTRFALLATLAFATAPAVRAGAPADGEGFTPLFNGKDLAGWTAPEGDGGHWKVVDGAIDYDALSEAKGDKNLWTEREYGDFILKIDWRLKEAPYINKGIPYILPDGTHAKDIHGKEMKLALPDADSGVFLRGDGKYQANIWCWPVGSGEMYGLRTEASTSPELRAAVTPKHQADKPIGEWNHFEITVKGKTVTTVLNGVVVVDKATIPDLPAKGRLALQHHGGKNKAGEWAGPPSLVQFKNIAIKTLD, from the coding sequence ATGTCGAAGACGCGATTCGCCCTCCTCGCCACCCTGGCCTTCGCGACGGCCCCCGCCGTCCGGGCCGGCGCCCCCGCCGACGGCGAGGGCTTCACCCCGCTGTTCAACGGCAAGGACCTCGCCGGCTGGACCGCGCCCGAGGGCGACGGCGGCCACTGGAAGGTCGTCGACGGCGCCATCGACTACGACGCCCTCAGCGAGGCCAAGGGGGACAAGAACCTCTGGACCGAGCGCGAGTACGGCGACTTCATCCTGAAGATCGACTGGCGGCTGAAGGAAGCCCCCTACATCAACAAGGGCATCCCCTACATCCTGCCCGACGGAACCCACGCCAAGGACATCCACGGCAAGGAGATGAAGCTCGCCCTGCCCGACGCCGACTCGGGCGTCTTCCTCCGCGGCGACGGCAAGTACCAGGCCAACATCTGGTGCTGGCCCGTCGGCTCGGGCGAGATGTACGGCCTGCGCACCGAGGCTTCCACCTCCCCCGAGCTGCGCGCCGCCGTCACCCCCAAGCACCAGGCCGACAAGCCGATCGGCGAGTGGAACCATTTCGAGATCACCGTGAAGGGCAAGACGGTCACGACCGTACTCAACGGCGTCGTCGTCGTCGACAAGGCGACGATCCCCGACCTGCCCGCCAAGGGCCGCCTCGCCCTCCAGCACCACGGCGGCAAGAACAAGGCCGGCGAATGGGCGGGGCCGCCCAGCCTCGTCCAGTTCAAGAACATCGCGATCAAGACGCTGGACTGA
- a CDS encoding DMP19 family protein — protein MFMRTALIGLMLAAASGCGRAPDAAAPPPAAPNVVAAPPPPTAGGDDEDRTERRLREEAEGWDDAILAREVETFVFDGGSDEKVLKQLGARVHAAALEILGDAADAGAQPFRRVCRLFGDAPPASVVDPLARYAESPVAEIREEAAFVLGRAGLPEAVAPLKKILGGADREAAEQALLGLQMALRDGRPGLDIRPSLYEDVRKLVEAGSCDAYAADVLVRLDRDRAAAYLLSDDYWKARPSSFPRALHALADVQIPAPVERVRPLIAELEKADPKEPVRAALDGAYRLLGQARVPEDREFLEARTAGGDGAAAMKGLLAFHDLEGFDDRLWETDSSTWNGSQKLAAAVLMLDMEVLNGGFDQYFVNSSGDRWKEAVEGLREMGSVELAGLLNEAVARFGATPPSADRATRLDQLDAIARADADAFDPIDDRWYESKESVDVLTGRFVIAHAADFR, from the coding sequence ATGTTCATGCGAACGGCCTTGATCGGGTTGATGCTCGCGGCGGCGTCGGGCTGCGGCCGCGCGCCGGACGCCGCCGCCCCCCCGCCGGCGGCCCCGAACGTCGTCGCCGCCCCGCCCCCCCCGACGGCCGGCGGCGACGACGAGGATCGCACCGAGCGTCGCCTGCGCGAGGAGGCGGAGGGCTGGGACGACGCGATCCTCGCGCGCGAGGTCGAGACCTTCGTCTTCGACGGCGGGTCGGACGAGAAGGTGCTGAAGCAGCTCGGCGCGCGCGTCCACGCGGCCGCCCTGGAGATCCTCGGCGACGCGGCCGACGCGGGCGCCCAGCCGTTCCGACGCGTCTGCCGCCTGTTCGGCGACGCCCCGCCGGCGTCGGTCGTGGATCCGCTGGCCCGCTACGCCGAGTCCCCCGTCGCCGAGATCCGCGAGGAAGCGGCCTTCGTCCTGGGCCGCGCCGGCCTCCCCGAGGCCGTCGCCCCGCTGAAGAAGATCCTCGGCGGGGCCGACCGCGAGGCCGCCGAGCAGGCGCTGCTGGGGCTCCAGATGGCGCTCCGCGACGGCCGCCCGGGGCTCGACATCCGGCCCAGCCTGTACGAGGACGTCCGGAAGCTGGTCGAGGCCGGGTCCTGCGACGCCTACGCCGCCGACGTGCTGGTGCGCCTGGATCGCGACCGCGCCGCCGCCTACCTGCTCTCCGACGATTACTGGAAGGCGCGGCCGTCCTCGTTCCCCCGGGCCCTCCACGCCCTCGCCGACGTCCAGATCCCCGCGCCCGTCGAACGCGTCCGCCCGCTGATCGCCGAGCTGGAGAAGGCCGACCCCAAGGAGCCGGTCCGGGCCGCGCTCGATGGGGCCTACCGTCTGCTCGGCCAGGCCCGGGTCCCCGAGGACCGCGAGTTCCTCGAAGCCCGCACGGCCGGGGGCGACGGCGCGGCCGCGATGAAGGGCCTGCTCGCCTTCCACGATCTGGAGGGCTTCGACGACCGCCTGTGGGAGACCGACTCCTCGACCTGGAACGGCTCGCAGAAGCTCGCCGCGGCCGTCCTGATGCTCGACATGGAGGTCCTCAACGGCGGCTTCGACCAGTACTTCGTCAACTCCAGCGGCGACCGCTGGAAGGAGGCCGTCGAGGGCCTCCGCGAGATGGGCTCCGTGGAACTCGCCGGCCTGCTGAACGAGGCCGTCGCCCGCTTCGGCGCGACGCCGCCGTCGGCCGATCGCGCGACCCGGCTCGACCAGCTCGACGCGATCGCCAGGGCCGACGCCGACGCCTTCGACCCGATCGACGACCGCTGGTACGAGTCCAAGGAGAGCGTCGACGTCCTGACGGGCCGGTTTGTAATCGCCCACGCCGCGGATTTTCGATGA